The proteins below come from a single Pandoraea apista genomic window:
- a CDS encoding heme-copper oxidase subunit III family protein translates to MNTPSSALSSASPASPASPAGQTPDGWRGLVTDWSGDRAAFHVPWGKAMMWIFLLSDTFVFSSFLIGYMTVRISTTAAWPNPAEIFALNVNGHPVPLLLIAIMTFVLISSSGSMAMAVNFAYRRDRDKTAACILATAYLGMAFVGMQAFEWTNLIVHEGIRPWGNSMGAAQFGACFFMITGFHGLHVSAGVIYLLTVMRKVLNGTLERRDNYQLVEIAGLYWHFVDLVWVFIFALFYLW, encoded by the coding sequence GTGAATACGCCATCGTCCGCGCTTTCTTCAGCGTCTCCCGCTTCGCCTGCGTCCCCTGCCGGGCAGACGCCTGACGGCTGGCGCGGCCTCGTCACCGACTGGTCGGGAGATCGCGCCGCGTTCCACGTGCCGTGGGGCAAGGCGATGATGTGGATCTTCCTGCTCTCGGACACGTTCGTGTTCAGCAGCTTCCTCATCGGCTACATGACGGTGCGCATCTCGACCACCGCCGCATGGCCGAATCCGGCGGAGATCTTCGCGCTCAATGTGAACGGTCATCCGGTGCCGTTGCTGCTCATCGCCATCATGACGTTCGTGCTCATCAGCAGCAGCGGCAGCATGGCGATGGCGGTGAACTTTGCCTACCGGCGCGATCGCGACAAGACGGCGGCCTGCATTCTCGCCACGGCCTATCTCGGCATGGCGTTCGTCGGCATGCAGGCGTTCGAGTGGACGAACCTGATCGTGCACGAAGGCATTCGCCCGTGGGGCAATTCGATGGGCGCAGCGCAGTTCGGCGCGTGCTTCTTCATGATTACCGGCTTTCACGGGCTGCATGTGAGCGCGGGGGTGATCTATCTGCTAACCGTGATGCGCAAGGTGCTCAACGGCACACTGGAGCGACGCGACAACTATCAGTTGGTCGAGATCGCCGGCCTTTACTGGCACTTCGTCGATCTCGTGTGGGTGTTCATCTTTGCGCTGTTCTATCTCTGGTAG
- a CDS encoding glycosyltransferase codes for MELEKILAGRRVLFINAIRSDVPSGGNTSTQLLIKKLKDHCDLIDFSLNPKLGGERSFLWRILVMFIMAPAPVFVLLSRRTGLVWFEFFLRISPFYFLWCLWLRVRYRPEFVIFNHHASFCYQAAFGCKKILIWHDVPSLKFDATRARGKQKRCSAALERCFIRSTFGNVTFSFDDQRMLLRLHRRNSYVIPVVPNQIRVRSGAVNDRSALLIGNWTRIENVEGATAFLRAYLDAKVSGANTDHSMRFHIAGHGSVEYVSHLKGSMPDLRELDIQVTGRYEDICQFDEGVMLAPLLRGAGIKLKTIEAWSRNIPVVGTRQAFTGLPRSIWSRGGVLLETPADIARLCLAPDALKQACQQLSPLTAFQLYQDAIERSAKTSAPVSP; via the coding sequence ATGGAATTAGAAAAGATTCTGGCAGGTCGACGCGTACTTTTTATCAATGCAATCCGCTCGGATGTTCCCTCCGGCGGAAACACATCGACACAATTGTTGATCAAAAAATTAAAAGACCACTGTGATCTGATAGATTTTTCTCTGAATCCGAAACTTGGCGGGGAGCGTAGCTTTCTGTGGCGCATCCTTGTCATGTTCATCATGGCACCCGCGCCGGTTTTCGTCTTGCTGTCCAGACGAACCGGCCTTGTTTGGTTTGAGTTTTTTCTGCGAATCTCTCCGTTTTACTTTCTCTGGTGCCTCTGGCTCAGAGTGCGCTATCGACCGGAGTTCGTCATCTTCAATCATCACGCGTCTTTTTGCTATCAAGCGGCATTTGGCTGCAAGAAGATTCTGATTTGGCACGATGTTCCAAGCCTGAAGTTCGACGCCACACGCGCTCGAGGCAAGCAAAAACGTTGCAGTGCGGCCCTCGAACGGTGTTTCATCAGATCGACGTTCGGCAACGTGACATTTTCGTTCGACGATCAGCGGATGCTGCTGCGTCTGCATAGGCGCAACTCGTATGTGATTCCGGTCGTTCCCAATCAGATTCGGGTCAGGAGCGGCGCTGTCAACGACAGGTCGGCGCTGCTCATCGGCAATTGGACCCGCATCGAAAACGTCGAAGGGGCAACGGCGTTCTTGCGCGCTTACTTGGATGCCAAGGTTTCTGGCGCGAACACCGATCACTCCATGCGTTTCCACATCGCCGGGCATGGGTCTGTCGAATACGTTAGCCACCTCAAAGGGTCAATGCCTGATCTGCGTGAGTTGGACATTCAGGTCACCGGACGGTATGAGGATATTTGTCAGTTCGACGAAGGCGTGATGCTGGCGCCATTGCTCAGGGGGGCGGGCATCAAACTGAAAACGATTGAGGCATGGTCCAGAAACATTCCGGTTGTGGGAACCAGACAGGCTTTCACCGGGCTGCCACGGTCCATTTGGTCACGAGGCGGTGTTCTGCTGGAGACGCCAGCGGACATCGCGAGACTTTGCCTTGCGCCCGACGCGCTGAAACAGGCTTGCCAGCAACTAAGCCCGCTGACCGCCTTTCAGCTATACCAGGATGCGATTGAGCGAAGCGCTAAAACAAGCGCGCCAGTCTCCCCGTAA
- a CDS encoding cytochrome c oxidase subunit 3: MRPVPSWPPMPPGGAPIALPRRRAASQIALWWLMGVIGVLFALMLVAYVMRMSLGDWRPLPPVNALWVNTGVLAAACIVMQSSASQARRGELRRSRRDWDLAGALALAFVVGQLWVWRDLFARHYGVSGNPANSFFFLLTGLHALHLIGGLVAWACLMPRRLTHATRARRLSLTAQYWHFLFVVWVVLFAAIVNLTPEIAQRLCGTGGVSP; the protein is encoded by the coding sequence ATGAGACCTGTTCCGTCCTGGCCGCCGATGCCACCGGGGGGCGCGCCGATTGCGCTTCCGCGTCGTCGTGCGGCGTCGCAGATCGCGCTCTGGTGGTTGATGGGCGTGATCGGCGTGTTGTTCGCGTTGATGCTCGTCGCTTACGTGATGCGCATGAGTCTCGGCGACTGGCGTCCCCTGCCGCCCGTCAATGCGTTGTGGGTCAACACAGGTGTGCTGGCCGCCGCATGCATCGTGATGCAGTCGTCGGCTTCGCAGGCCAGACGCGGGGAGTTGCGACGCTCGCGGCGCGACTGGGACCTCGCCGGCGCGCTCGCGCTCGCCTTTGTCGTCGGCCAACTGTGGGTCTGGCGCGATCTGTTTGCGCGTCACTACGGGGTCTCCGGCAATCCGGCGAATAGTTTCTTTTTCCTGCTGACCGGACTGCACGCCTTGCACCTGATCGGGGGCCTGGTGGCGTGGGCGTGCCTGATGCCGCGCCGTCTCACGCATGCCACGCGCGCGCGACGCCTGTCGCTCACGGCACAGTACTGGCACTTTCTGTTTGTGGTGTGGGTGGTGTTGTTCGCGGCGATCGTCAACCTCACGCCGGAGATCGCACAGCGGCTGTGCGGTACCGGCGGGGTGAGCCCGTGA
- a CDS encoding glycosyltransferase: MSNLSFDAHSLAISIVSHGQGALVRPLLLDLRQVALAGAKILVTVNTPEDESFLQDLGYTPKIIRNPRPKGFGSNHNGAFSHADRPWFAVLNPDIRFDPAIFLPLMKAFDAPGVGVSVPKIVSPQGQHEDSVRRFPSTLRILKRVLARLLRRRLGPDYDVEVENSFTVDWAGGMFMLFSSSAYSSVNGFDGRYFMYLEDADICRRLGERGLSTVCVPTVSAIHDARRASSRNLKHLKWHLTSLARFLYQR; the protein is encoded by the coding sequence ATGTCGAATCTCTCTTTTGACGCGCATTCATTGGCGATTTCCATTGTCAGCCACGGGCAAGGTGCACTGGTAAGGCCGCTTTTGCTCGACCTGCGTCAGGTCGCGCTTGCCGGCGCGAAAATTTTGGTGACGGTAAACACGCCCGAGGATGAGTCCTTCTTGCAGGACCTGGGCTATACGCCGAAGATCATCCGGAACCCCCGGCCAAAGGGTTTCGGCAGCAACCACAACGGTGCCTTTTCCCATGCGGACCGGCCCTGGTTTGCCGTGCTCAATCCGGATATCCGATTCGATCCCGCGATCTTCCTGCCACTCATGAAGGCCTTCGACGCCCCCGGCGTTGGGGTATCGGTTCCGAAAATTGTGAGCCCGCAAGGCCAACATGAAGACAGCGTCAGACGGTTTCCGTCAACGCTTCGCATCTTGAAGCGGGTTCTGGCACGACTCCTGCGCCGCCGACTGGGGCCCGATTATGACGTCGAGGTCGAGAATTCGTTTACCGTAGATTGGGCGGGCGGGATGTTCATGCTTTTTTCGTCGAGCGCCTACTCGAGCGTCAATGGATTTGACGGACGGTATTTCATGTATCTGGAAGACGCCGACATCTGCCGGCGGCTCGGCGAACGCGGACTGTCGACCGTCTGTGTTCCGACAGTCAGTGCAATTCATGATGCGCGTCGGGCAAGTAGCCGGAACCTGAAACATCTCAAATGGCACTTGACAAGCCTGGCCCGTTTTCTCTATCAGCGATAA
- the ctaD gene encoding cytochrome c oxidase subunit I, whose amino-acid sequence MTGEPESSDGAAHGGAHAGGSYDFWTKYVWSQDHKVIAVQYTCTAIAVGLVGLVLSNLMRMQLGFPGKFSFIDANHYYQYVTMHGMIMVIYLLTALFLGGFGNYLIPLMVGARDMVFPFLNMLSYWVYLLAVIVLLASFFVPGGPTGAGWTLYPPQAILPGTPGTEWGIVLMLVSLAIFIVAATMGGLNYVTTVLQSRTEGMTLLRMPLTVWGIVMATVLALLAFPALFVSAVMMLLDKTLHTSFFMPALVSMGQPLDYRGGSPLLFQHLFWFFGHPEVYIVALPAFGIVSDLISVHARKNIFGYRMMVWAILAIGVLSFVVWAHHMFISGMNPYFGFFFATTTLIIAIPTAIKVYNWVLTLWRGDIHLTVPMLFAIGFISTFVIGGLTGLFLGNVSVDMPLSNTYFVVAHFHMVMGVAPLLVIFGGIYHWYPLVSGRRLNDRLGQWHFWITFVGTYAIFFPMHYLGVLGMPRRYYEFQGYSFIPQSAHTMNAYISVAAFIVAAGQMLFLFNLVWSLRHGKPAGANPWRAASLEWQTPDVPPVHGNWGPVLPVAYRWPYEYSVPGDIDDFVPQNLAPDPRRPATLVDGDSAALHRRGSPPTQSPSKSSDSPESPKGATP is encoded by the coding sequence ATGACGGGAGAACCCGAAAGTTCTGACGGCGCAGCGCACGGCGGTGCGCACGCTGGCGGCTCTTACGACTTCTGGACGAAATACGTCTGGAGCCAGGACCACAAAGTGATCGCCGTGCAATACACGTGCACGGCCATCGCGGTCGGCCTCGTGGGGCTCGTGCTCTCGAACCTCATGCGCATGCAACTCGGCTTCCCCGGCAAGTTCTCGTTCATCGACGCCAACCACTACTACCAGTACGTCACCATGCACGGCATGATCATGGTGATCTACCTGCTAACAGCGCTTTTCCTCGGCGGCTTCGGCAACTACCTCATTCCGCTGATGGTCGGTGCGCGCGACATGGTCTTCCCGTTCCTGAACATGCTCAGCTACTGGGTCTACCTGCTCGCGGTCATCGTGCTGCTGGCAAGCTTCTTCGTGCCCGGCGGCCCGACAGGCGCGGGCTGGACGCTCTATCCCCCGCAAGCAATCCTGCCGGGCACGCCGGGTACCGAGTGGGGCATCGTGCTGATGCTCGTCTCGCTGGCCATCTTCATCGTGGCGGCGACGATGGGCGGCCTGAATTACGTGACGACGGTGCTTCAGTCGCGCACTGAGGGCATGACGCTGCTACGCATGCCGCTCACCGTCTGGGGCATCGTGATGGCCACCGTGCTCGCCTTGCTGGCGTTCCCCGCGCTGTTCGTCTCCGCCGTGATGATGTTGCTCGACAAGACCCTGCACACGAGCTTCTTCATGCCCGCACTGGTGTCGATGGGACAACCGCTCGACTATCGCGGCGGCAGTCCGCTGCTGTTCCAGCACCTGTTCTGGTTCTTCGGCCATCCGGAGGTGTACATCGTGGCGTTGCCCGCGTTCGGCATCGTCTCGGATCTCATCAGCGTGCATGCGCGCAAGAACATCTTCGGCTACCGCATGATGGTCTGGGCGATTCTCGCCATTGGTGTGTTGTCGTTCGTCGTGTGGGCGCACCACATGTTCATCAGCGGCATGAATCCGTATTTCGGATTTTTCTTCGCGACGACCACACTCATCATCGCCATCCCCACCGCCATCAAGGTCTACAACTGGGTGCTGACGCTCTGGCGTGGCGATATTCATCTGACGGTGCCGATGCTGTTCGCCATCGGCTTCATCAGCACGTTTGTCATCGGCGGACTGACGGGACTGTTCCTCGGCAACGTGAGCGTGGACATGCCGCTGTCCAACACTTATTTCGTGGTCGCGCACTTCCATATGGTGATGGGCGTCGCCCCGCTGCTGGTGATCTTCGGCGGCATCTATCACTGGTATCCGCTTGTGAGCGGCAGACGTCTGAACGACCGCCTCGGACAGTGGCATTTCTGGATCACGTTCGTCGGCACGTACGCCATCTTCTTCCCGATGCATTACCTAGGCGTGCTCGGCATGCCGCGCCGCTATTACGAGTTTCAGGGCTACAGCTTCATTCCGCAGTCTGCGCACACGATGAACGCTTACATCTCGGTGGCGGCATTCATCGTCGCGGCCGGTCAGATGCTGTTCCTGTTTAATCTGGTGTGGAGTCTGCGGCACGGCAAACCGGCGGGCGCGAATCCGTGGCGCGCGGCCTCGCTCGAATGGCAGACGCCCGACGTGCCGCCCGTTCACGGCAACTGGGGGCCGGTGCTGCCGGTGGCCTATCGCTGGCCGTACGAGTACAGCGTGCCGGGCGATATCGACGACTTCGTGCCACAGAATCTTGCGCCCGATCCGCGACGTCCGGCCACGCTTGTGGATGGCGATTCGGCGGCGCTGCATCGGCGTGGATCACCACCAACTCAGTCGCCGTCCAAGTCATCCGACTCGCCCGAATCACCCAAGGGAGCCACACCATGA
- a CDS encoding glycosyltransferase, with the protein MSHFTIGLPKGREFQRKAATFLNLRKGFISGLNEDVCQKFEARLNSEKPEFVILDSSLFGPLAPIARRHGCKVVIQTHNCEFDFFAGQVALQGGLSAEMLRAGYNSEQAGLNNADLVIALSEYDSHRLRYLYDPSCPVVVSNPHLRKLYSKLSAADGSTQTEEKRDEAVFLGSAGYQNRLACDRLIEHWTPDNPRLKIVGSVGHWVNQKYSATLLASRGVDVLGYVDSLDALLQRATVMLCPMALGSGVKVKILDALANKCRVLASPEAMNGFEFAKHSGFLEEVNFNRPVAEDFWRSPRPLQFDELLNSLNLEVERQATCLRTELSRLGLHN; encoded by the coding sequence GTGAGCCATTTCACTATAGGTTTACCTAAAGGTCGAGAATTCCAGAGAAAGGCAGCTACTTTTCTGAATCTCAGAAAGGGATTCATTTCCGGACTCAACGAAGACGTCTGCCAGAAATTTGAAGCACGGCTGAATTCGGAAAAGCCGGAATTTGTCATCCTCGACTCGTCGCTCTTCGGCCCCCTCGCGCCCATTGCGCGCCGCCATGGCTGCAAAGTCGTGATACAGACGCATAATTGCGAGTTCGATTTTTTCGCGGGCCAAGTTGCGCTCCAAGGCGGTCTTAGCGCCGAGATGCTGCGTGCGGGATACAACTCGGAGCAGGCGGGTCTGAATAACGCAGATCTGGTCATCGCCCTGTCTGAATACGACAGCCATCGCCTTCGCTACCTTTACGATCCGAGCTGCCCGGTTGTCGTCTCGAATCCTCACCTTCGCAAGCTTTATTCAAAACTGTCCGCCGCCGATGGCAGCACGCAGACAGAAGAGAAGCGCGACGAGGCGGTATTCCTCGGGTCGGCGGGTTACCAGAATCGCCTCGCCTGTGACCGGCTTATCGAGCACTGGACGCCGGATAATCCCCGGTTGAAAATCGTGGGCAGCGTTGGCCACTGGGTGAACCAAAAATACAGCGCGACGCTGTTGGCGAGCCGGGGGGTCGATGTTCTGGGCTACGTCGACTCGCTCGACGCCTTGCTGCAGCGGGCAACTGTTATGCTTTGCCCGATGGCGTTGGGCAGTGGCGTCAAAGTGAAAATTTTGGACGCGCTAGCCAACAAATGCCGCGTCCTGGCGAGCCCGGAAGCCATGAACGGCTTCGAATTCGCGAAGCATTCCGGTTTTCTCGAAGAAGTGAATTTCAACAGGCCTGTCGCCGAAGATTTTTGGCGCTCACCGCGCCCGCTGCAATTCGACGAATTACTAAATAGTCTCAACCTTGAAGTGGAAAGGCAGGCAACTTGCCTGCGCACCGAACTTTCAAGGCTCGGACTTCATAATTAA
- a CDS encoding cytochrome C oxidase subunit IV family protein, translated as MESSATPAAHTALAGGKPKGQQHSVGIYLKVWALLFVLSTLSYLVDYANLHGYLRWGLILALMVAKAGLIVAVFMHMRWERLALVYAILIPPLALLVLMALMATEADYTFLTRLAHFH; from the coding sequence ATGGAATCCTCTGCGACACCTGCTGCGCACACGGCCCTCGCCGGTGGCAAGCCCAAGGGCCAACAACATTCGGTCGGTATCTACCTCAAGGTGTGGGCGCTGCTGTTCGTGCTCTCGACGCTGTCGTACCTCGTCGACTATGCGAACTTGCATGGCTATTTGCGATGGGGACTGATTCTCGCGCTGATGGTGGCCAAGGCCGGACTCATCGTGGCGGTGTTCATGCACATGCGCTGGGAGCGTCTCGCGCTCGTCTACGCGATTCTGATTCCGCCGCTCGCACTGCTGGTGTTGATGGCATTAATGGCCACCGAGGCCGACTACACCTTCCTCACGCGGCTCGCGCATTTCCACTGA
- a CDS encoding putative hydro-lyase, which produces MTPFEFRQAVRSGQFRGPTAGYCGDFAQANLAILPLAHAHDFLRFCQSNPKACPLLGVGEPGQWHVPALGREVDIRTDVPGYNVYRDGKLAEQVDNLAEYWQSDFVVFAIGCSFSFEDMLAKAGIPLRHVDEGRNVPMYRTKIENQRAGKFGGQLVVSMRPMKGADAIRAVQITSRFPGVHGAPIHIGDPSALGIEDLSKPEFGDAVTIHDGELPVYWACGVTPQTALMGAKLPLAIAHRPGYMLMTDIPNASLAVF; this is translated from the coding sequence ATCACGCCTTTCGAATTCCGTCAGGCCGTTCGCAGCGGCCAGTTCCGCGGGCCGACCGCCGGCTACTGCGGCGACTTTGCGCAGGCCAATCTGGCTATTCTGCCGTTGGCACATGCGCACGATTTCCTGCGCTTCTGCCAGAGCAATCCGAAGGCGTGCCCGCTGCTGGGCGTGGGCGAGCCGGGGCAGTGGCACGTGCCCGCGCTGGGCCGTGAAGTCGATATCCGCACCGACGTGCCGGGCTACAACGTCTACCGCGACGGCAAGCTCGCCGAGCAGGTCGATAACCTGGCCGAGTACTGGCAAAGCGATTTCGTGGTCTTCGCCATCGGTTGCTCGTTCTCGTTCGAAGACATGCTGGCCAAGGCGGGCATTCCGTTGCGTCACGTGGATGAGGGCCGCAACGTGCCGATGTACCGCACCAAGATCGAGAATCAACGCGCCGGAAAGTTTGGCGGCCAGCTGGTGGTGTCGATGCGTCCGATGAAGGGCGCCGACGCCATTCGCGCCGTGCAGATCACGAGCCGCTTCCCCGGCGTGCATGGCGCCCCGATCCATATCGGCGACCCGTCGGCGCTGGGCATTGAAGATTTGAGCAAGCCGGAGTTCGGCGACGCCGTCACCATTCACGACGGCGAGTTACCCGTGTATTGGGCGTGCGGTGTGACCCCGCAGACGGCGCTCATGGGCGCGAAGCTGCCGCTCGCGATCGCGCACCGTCCGGGCTACATGCTGATGACGGATATCCCGAACGCGTCGCTCGCGGTGTTCTGA
- a CDS encoding EpsG family protein: MDSLIIPALYVYGAFLFVLVSSKRAANWKIVIVLALALRLFALCFRHDVGHDIENYLAVLQKCDLTSINRSEVFWLVACIPSSITSDIVPFPFLWIGIIDSLLFLVMARLAGWRIAALHDLIYLPVLEMGAIRQALAMKIAVISVILMLRPYRSFAIKNLILTAPLIHLSAIVPTAVIKWMNSRLVPKICLLILLAGATYFIVTPELTEKINYYVGLEGFRSETQIYASWFKRAIITFVSPLMISTLPIYWLLYLIGLAIATFEFYIPEIALRLGAYFEQFEIFLIGSQMSPRMRRMGTAWYLMVALLYTARYFVNLNSIPKL, from the coding sequence ATGGATTCACTCATTATTCCCGCCCTGTATGTCTACGGGGCGTTCTTGTTCGTCCTGGTTTCGAGCAAAAGAGCAGCTAATTGGAAGATCGTCATTGTTCTTGCGTTGGCACTTCGACTTTTTGCCTTGTGCTTCCGGCACGATGTAGGCCACGACATCGAGAATTATCTGGCGGTACTGCAGAAGTGCGATCTGACGTCCATCAATCGCTCGGAAGTATTTTGGCTCGTCGCCTGCATCCCCTCTTCCATTACGTCCGACATTGTTCCCTTTCCGTTTCTCTGGATCGGGATTATCGATAGCCTGCTATTTTTGGTGATGGCGAGACTAGCGGGCTGGCGTATTGCAGCGCTCCATGATCTGATTTACTTGCCTGTCCTGGAGATGGGCGCGATCCGGCAAGCGCTAGCCATGAAGATTGCTGTCATCTCGGTGATACTAATGCTTCGCCCCTATCGGTCATTCGCCATAAAGAATCTGATACTTACTGCTCCACTCATTCATTTGTCGGCTATTGTTCCAACAGCCGTCATCAAATGGATGAACTCGAGGTTGGTGCCCAAGATTTGCCTACTGATTCTTCTCGCTGGAGCGACTTACTTTATCGTAACTCCAGAGCTGACTGAAAAAATCAATTACTACGTTGGGCTCGAAGGATTCCGAAGCGAAACACAAATTTATGCGAGCTGGTTCAAGCGGGCCATCATCACCTTCGTTTCGCCATTGATGATCTCCACGCTCCCCATCTACTGGCTGCTTTACCTCATCGGTCTCGCCATCGCAACATTTGAATTCTATATTCCCGAGATCGCCCTTCGTCTCGGCGCTTACTTTGAACAGTTCGAGATATTTCTCATCGGTTCGCAGATGAGTCCTCGAATGAGAAGAATGGGAACGGCCTGGTATCTGATGGTCGCATTGCTCTACACGGCGCGATATTTCGTCAATCTGAATTCGATACCGAAGCTTTAA
- a CDS encoding LysR family transcriptional regulator, whose protein sequence is MNTRFLETFVTLAKLRNFRATAAALHATPAAISQRIKTLEEELKTELVDRDSREFRLTPNGEYLLGYAKAVVEAARRLQAAASGESTLRGRLRLGVIETVVHSWLPHYLRRLAADYPTLEVELTVDVSVQLQRRLIADELDLIIRVEGSDDSSVVCDALANYPVHWIARTGMFPNTRSGLAKQVLQHPILTYGRGTAPHRALEDIVAKLAGVHGVPLSETRITGSPSIAVIVQLVRDGFGVAAIPRLFVDDLIASGEVAELPLQPAPPSIVVSMSRRADAPLFVHGAATAARAACTEYCRKSDRRLVELL, encoded by the coding sequence ATGAACACGCGATTTCTCGAAACCTTCGTCACGCTGGCCAAGCTGCGCAACTTTCGTGCGACGGCCGCAGCGCTGCACGCCACCCCGGCGGCGATTTCGCAACGCATCAAGACACTGGAAGAGGAGTTGAAGACCGAGCTCGTCGATCGCGACAGCCGCGAGTTCCGGCTCACCCCGAACGGTGAATACCTGTTGGGTTATGCGAAGGCGGTGGTGGAGGCGGCGCGGCGTCTGCAAGCGGCGGCGTCGGGCGAGAGCACCCTGCGCGGACGCTTGCGCCTCGGCGTGATCGAGACGGTCGTGCATAGCTGGCTGCCGCACTATCTGCGACGACTCGCGGCCGACTATCCGACGCTGGAAGTCGAGCTGACGGTCGACGTCTCGGTGCAGTTGCAGCGTCGCCTGATCGCCGACGAACTCGATCTCATCATCCGTGTGGAGGGCAGCGACGACAGCAGCGTGGTGTGCGACGCGCTCGCCAATTACCCGGTGCACTGGATCGCGCGCACGGGCATGTTTCCGAATACACGCAGCGGGCTGGCGAAGCAGGTGCTGCAACATCCGATCCTCACTTACGGACGCGGCACCGCGCCGCATCGTGCGCTCGAGGACATCGTGGCGAAGCTGGCGGGTGTGCACGGCGTGCCGCTCTCGGAGACACGCATCACGGGCTCCCCGTCGATCGCCGTGATCGTGCAGTTGGTCAGAGACGGTTTCGGTGTTGCGGCGATCCCGCGTCTGTTCGTCGACGATCTGATTGCGAGCGGGGAAGTCGCGGAGTTGCCATTGCAACCGGCGCCGCCGTCCATCGTCGTCTCGATGTCACGCCGCGCCGACGCGCCGCTCTTCGTTCACGGTGCCGCGACCGCCGCGCGCGCCGCCTGCACCGAGTACTGCCGCAAGAGCGACCGGCGGTTGGTGGAATTGTTGTAA
- a CDS encoding MFS transporter yields MESKTPLASPAAPTPAASTEAGGSLFGWYGDATPREKRAFWSCKVGYMLDGMDTQMLSFVIPTLVATWGISLADAGFIGTLTLLASALGGWVAGILSDRIGRVRTLQLTVLWFAVFTGLCGLAQNYHQLLAARALMGFGFGGEWTAGAVLIGEVIRARDRGKAVGLVQSGWAIGWGLTAILYSALFSLLPAEIAWRALFLIGLLPALLVLFIRRYVQEPEVYQKEKAKQSPEDAPGLAAIFSPALLSTTIRAALLTTGAQGGYYAITTWLPTFLKTERHLTVMGTGGYLAMIIFGSWVGYLASSYLTDRLGRKPNFILFAVGSMVIAFSYTSLPLTDSAMFWLGFPLGFFASGIFSGMGAFLTELFPTRVRGSGQGFCYNVGRAVGALFPFLIGMLSKQYGLGTTIGIFAAVAYGVLILAALTLPETRGRELDSLETSAS; encoded by the coding sequence ATGGAAAGCAAAACCCCTCTCGCGTCTCCCGCCGCGCCGACACCCGCTGCCTCTACCGAGGCGGGTGGCAGCCTGTTCGGCTGGTATGGCGACGCCACGCCGCGCGAAAAACGCGCGTTCTGGAGCTGCAAGGTCGGCTACATGCTCGACGGCATGGACACGCAGATGCTGAGCTTCGTCATCCCGACGCTGGTCGCCACGTGGGGCATCAGCCTCGCGGACGCCGGCTTCATCGGCACGCTCACGCTGCTCGCCTCGGCGCTCGGCGGCTGGGTCGCCGGCATCCTCTCGGATCGCATCGGCCGCGTGCGCACGCTGCAACTCACCGTACTTTGGTTCGCCGTCTTCACCGGGCTTTGCGGCCTCGCGCAGAACTACCACCAACTGCTCGCCGCACGTGCGCTCATGGGCTTCGGCTTCGGCGGCGAGTGGACGGCAGGCGCCGTGCTCATCGGCGAAGTCATCCGCGCTCGCGATCGCGGCAAAGCGGTCGGCCTTGTGCAATCGGGCTGGGCCATCGGCTGGGGCCTGACGGCGATTCTCTACTCGGCGCTGTTCTCACTGCTGCCCGCCGAAATCGCGTGGCGCGCGCTGTTCCTGATCGGCCTGTTGCCCGCGCTGCTCGTGCTCTTCATCCGTCGCTATGTGCAGGAGCCCGAGGTGTACCAGAAGGAGAAGGCCAAGCAGTCGCCGGAAGACGCCCCGGGGCTGGCCGCCATTTTCAGCCCGGCCCTGCTCTCGACGACGATTCGCGCCGCGCTGCTGACCACCGGTGCACAAGGGGGCTACTACGCCATCACGACTTGGCTGCCCACGTTCCTGAAGACGGAGCGCCATCTCACGGTGATGGGCACCGGCGGCTATCTCGCGATGATTATCTTCGGGTCGTGGGTCGGCTATCTGGCCAGCTCGTATCTGACCGACCGCCTGGGCCGCAAGCCGAACTTCATCCTGTTCGCCGTGGGGTCGATGGTGATCGCGTTCTCGTACACGTCGCTGCCGCTCACCGACAGCGCGATGTTCTGGCTCGGCTTCCCGCTCGGCTTCTTCGCGTCGGGCATTTTCAGCGGCATGGGGGCGTTCCTGACCGAACTGTTCCCGACACGAGTGCGCGGCTCCGGCCAAGGCTTTTGCTACAACGTCGGCCGTGCCGTCGGTGCGTTGTTCCCGTTCCTGATCGGCATGCTCTCGAAGCAATACGGTCTGGGTACGACCATCGGCATCTTCGCCGCCGTGGCCTACGGCGTATTGATCCTCGCGGCGCTTACCCTGCCCGAGACACGCGGCCGCGAACTCGACTCGCTTGAGACGAGTGCGTCGTGA